One genomic window of Salvia miltiorrhiza cultivar Shanhuang (shh) chromosome 4, IMPLAD_Smil_shh, whole genome shotgun sequence includes the following:
- the LOC131020906 gene encoding uncharacterized protein LOC131020906 isoform X3 → MAARFKELIKKYGKVGIVVHCSISAASISGIYVAIKNNVDVESMIERTGLDNLGDKMLERIGFGKDKSKDSGSSDQHPETMMRTDSETTAAKEKNRTKELAASSGSALALAILLNKALIPVRIPITLAVTPAVARFLARRSK, encoded by the exons ATGGCTGCAAGATTCAAAGAGCTGATTAAAAAATACGGTAAGGTAGGAATAGTGGTGCATTGCTCTATCTCCGCGGCCTCAATTTCGGGTATCTACGTCGCGATTAAGAACAACGTCGATGTCGAGTCCATGATCGAGAGGACTGGATTGGATAATCTCGGCGATAAAATGCTCGAGAGGATTGGATTCGGCAAGGATAAATCTAAGGACAGCGGAAGCTCCGATCAGCATCCGGAGACGATGATGAGAACCGATTCCGAAACGACGGCGGCGAAGGAGAAAAATCGTACAAAAGAGCTGGCGGCGTCAAGCGGCAGCGCTCTCGCTCTGGCGATCCTGCTGAACAAGGCTCTCATTCCGGTCAGGATTCCGATCACCTTAGCTGTCACGCCGGCTGTGGCGCGGTTTCTCGCTAGGC GAAGCAAGTGA
- the LOC131020906 gene encoding uncharacterized protein LOC131020906 isoform X2: MAARFKELIKKYGKVGIVVHCSISAASISGIYVAIKNNVDVESMIERTGLDNLGDKMLERIGFGKDKSKDSGSSDQHPETMMRTDSETTAAKEKNRTKELAASSGSALALAILLNKALIPVRIPITLAVTPAVARFLARRKLMKSEASEVVNGHWIGSVREGGNFNGVKGGTT; encoded by the exons ATGGCTGCAAGATTCAAAGAGCTGATTAAAAAATACGGTAAGGTAGGAATAGTGGTGCATTGCTCTATCTCCGCGGCCTCAATTTCGGGTATCTACGTCGCGATTAAGAACAACGTCGATGTCGAGTCCATGATCGAGAGGACTGGATTGGATAATCTCGGCGATAAAATGCTCGAGAGGATTGGATTCGGCAAGGATAAATCTAAGGACAGCGGAAGCTCCGATCAGCATCCGGAGACGATGATGAGAACCGATTCCGAAACGACGGCGGCGAAGGAGAAAAATCGTACAAAAGAGCTGGCGGCGTCAAGCGGCAGCGCTCTCGCTCTGGCGATCCTGCTGAACAAGGCTCTCATTCCGGTCAGGATTCCGATCACCTTAGCTGTCACGCCGGCTGTGGCGCGGTTTCTCGCTAGGCGTAAGCTAATGAAAAGC GAAGCAAGTGAAGTGGTAAATGGGCATTGGATTGGAAGTGTGAGAGAAGGTGGGAACTTTAATGGAGTTAAG GGGGGGACGACGTAG
- the LOC131020906 gene encoding uncharacterized protein LOC131020906 isoform X1: MAARFKELIKKYGKVGIVVHCSISAASISGIYVAIKNNVDVESMIERTGLDNLGDKMLERIGFGKDKSKDSGSSDQHPETMMRTDSETTAAKEKNRTKELAASSGSALALAILLNKALIPVRIPITLAVTPAVARFLARRKLMKSEASEVVNGHWIGSVREGGNFNGVKVGKSNIQGKVVGVFFFPFILFCFQNIYVGNKFVHRGGRRSGRVDPLRPNVMRSKPSSAYRSEPEIRTSFLEIYPFCVVCIIAHKR, translated from the exons ATGGCTGCAAGATTCAAAGAGCTGATTAAAAAATACGGTAAGGTAGGAATAGTGGTGCATTGCTCTATCTCCGCGGCCTCAATTTCGGGTATCTACGTCGCGATTAAGAACAACGTCGATGTCGAGTCCATGATCGAGAGGACTGGATTGGATAATCTCGGCGATAAAATGCTCGAGAGGATTGGATTCGGCAAGGATAAATCTAAGGACAGCGGAAGCTCCGATCAGCATCCGGAGACGATGATGAGAACCGATTCCGAAACGACGGCGGCGAAGGAGAAAAATCGTACAAAAGAGCTGGCGGCGTCAAGCGGCAGCGCTCTCGCTCTGGCGATCCTGCTGAACAAGGCTCTCATTCCGGTCAGGATTCCGATCACCTTAGCTGTCACGCCGGCTGTGGCGCGGTTTCTCGCTAGGCGTAAGCTAATGAAAAGC GAAGCAAGTGAAGTGGTAAATGGGCATTGGATTGGAAGTGTGAGAGAAGGTGGGAACTTTAATGGAGTTAAGGTAGGTAAGAGTAATATACAAGGCAAAGTAGTAGGAGTATTTTTCTTCCCtttcattttgttttgtttccaAAATATTTATGTTGGCAACAAGTTTGTTCATAGGGGGGGACGACGTAGTGGTAGAGTGGATCCTCTGAGGCCAAATGTCATGCGTTCGAAGCCTTCTAGCGCCTATAGATCTGAGCCTGAGATTCGCACCAGTTTTCTTGAAATTTACCCGTTCTGTGTGGTTTGCATCATTGCCCACAAAAGATAA
- the LOC131020908 gene encoding probable aquaporin PIP2-8: MTKEVSEEPEVHHHGKDYVDPPPAPLLDFGELKLWSFYRALIAEFIATLLFLYVTVATVIGHKKLNALDQCDGVGLLGIAWAFGGMIFILVYCTAGISGGHINPAVTFGLFLARKVSLIRAVAYMVAQCLGAICGVGLVKAFMKNPYNRLGGGANVVSSGYNTGTALGAEIIGTFVLVYTVFSATDPKRSARDSHVPVLAPLPIGFAVFMVHLATIPITGTGINPARSFGAAVIYNNSKAWDDHWIFWVGPFVGALAAAAYHQYILRAAAIKALGSFRSNPTN; encoded by the exons ATGACGAAGGAAGTGAGCGAAGAGCCGGAGGTCCACCACCACGGGAAGGACTACGTGGAcccgccgccggcgccgctgctCGACTTCGGCGAGCTCAAGCTCTGGTCCTTCTACAGAGCCCTCATCGCCGAGTTCATCGCCACACTCCTCTTCCTCTACGTCACCGTCGCCACCGTCATCGGCCACAAGAAGCTCAACGCTCTCGACCAGTGCGACGGCGTCGGCCTCCTCGGCATCGCCTGGGCCTTCGGCGGCATGATCTTCATCCTCGTCTACTGCACCGCCGGCATCTCAG GCGGCCACATCAACCCTGCGGTGACGTTCGGGCTGTTCCTGGCCCGGAAGGTCTCGCTGATTCGGGCCGTGGCGTACATGGTGGCTCAGTGCTTGGGCGCCATCTGCGGCGTCGGCTTGGTCAAGGCTTTCATGAAAAACCCCTACAACAGGCTCGGCGGCGGAGCTAACGTAGTTAGCTCAGGGTACAACACCGGCACTGCGCTCGGCGCTGAGATCATTGGTACCTTCGTCCTCGTCTACACCGTCTTCTCCGCCACCGACCCCAAGAGGAGCGCTCGCGACTCTCACGTTCCT GTTTTGGCTCCGCttccaatcggatttgcggtGTTCATGGTTCATTTGGCGACGATCCCCATCACCGGAACCGGAATCAACCCGGCGAGGAGCTTCGGCGCTGCGGTGATCTACAACAACAGCAAAGCTTGGGATGATCAT TGGATATTCTGGGTGGGGCCGTTCGTGGGGGCGCTGGCCGCGGCGGCGTACCACCAGTATATATTGAGGGCCGCCGCCATCAAGGCGTTGGGATCATTCAGGAGCAACCCGACCAACTGA